One Helianthus annuus cultivar XRQ/B chromosome 12, HanXRQr2.0-SUNRISE, whole genome shotgun sequence genomic region harbors:
- the LOC118484997 gene encoding uncharacterized protein LOC118484997 — MNYWFRWDTSVNRELIHQVIEAIEENFTSSEQVNCRGRKPNQKKEKASHRRFAGKALNPPPEVSVSPPYDISLVEECAKEEHEVVEESPETDATARRGLPEVKGLFNWRLWGLWSP, encoded by the coding sequence ATGAACTACTGGTTCCGGTGGGATACGTCTGTTAACCGAGAGCTAATTCATCAAGTAATTGAAGCTATTGAAGAAAACTTTACCAGTAGTGAACAGGTTAACTGTCGCGGCCGTAAACCTAACCAGAAGAAAGAGAAGGCGAGTCATCGGAGGTTTGCCGGAAAAGCTTTAAATCCTCCGCCAGAGGTTTCGGTTTCGCCTCCGTACGACATCTCATTagttgaagaatgtgcaaaggaAGAACATGAGGTAGTGGAGGAGTCGCCGGAGACGGATGCAACGGCGAGAAGAGGACTTCCGGAAGTGAAAGGGTTGTTTAACTGGCGTTTGTGGGGACTTTGGAGTCCGTGA
- the LOC110894122 gene encoding threonine synthase, chloroplastic produces the protein MATPTTLLLRSPFYTNPNPRRTTTTTIKASNNPPPPVHHHRRPADESIRQEAHRRNSTDHNFSAKYVPFNADPSCTESYSLDEIVYRSRSGGLLDVQHDMEALKAFDGTYWKSLFDSRIGKTTWPYGSGVWSKKEWVLPEIDDDDIVSAFEGNSNMFWAERFGKQLVGMNDLWVKHCGISHTGSFKDLGMTVLVSQVNRLRKMNRPVIGVGCASTGDTSAALSAYCASAGIPSIVFLPADKISMAQLVQPIANGAFVLSLDTDFDGCMRLVREVTSELPIYLANSLNSLRLEGQKTAAIEILQQFDWEVPDWVIVPGGNLGNIYAFYKGFHMCKELGLVDRIPRLVCAQAANANPLYLHFKSGWEDFSPMKAKTTFASAIQIGDPVSIDRAVYALKNSNGIVEEATEEELMDAMAQADATGMFICPHTGVALTALVKLRNSGVIKPTDRAVVVSTAHGLKFTQSKIDYHSKAIPEMACKLANPPVNVKADFGSVMDVLKKYLLSKDSKK, from the coding sequence ATGGCTACTCCTACTACTCTTCTTCTCAGATCCCCtttctacacaaaccctaaccCTAGAAGAACaactaccaccaccatcaaagCATCCAACAACCCACCTCCACCagtccaccaccaccgccgccccGCCGACGAAAGCATCCGCCAAGAAGCCCACCGTCGCAACTCCACCGACCACAACTTCTCCGCCAAATACGTCCCCTTCAACGCCGACCCATCCTGCACTGAATCCTACTCATTAGACGAGATCGTCTACCGCTCCCGCTCCGGCGGCCTCCTCGATGTGCAGCACGACATGGAAGCCCTAAAAGCATTCGACGGAACTTACTGGAAATCGCTATTCGATTCGAGAATCGGCAAGACCACGTGGCCCTACGGGTCGGGGGTATGGTCCAAGAAAGAATGGGTGTTGCCGgagattgatgatgatgatattgtcAGCGCTTTTGAAGGTAATTCCAACATGTTTTGGGCTGAGCGTTTTGGCAAACAGTTGGTGGGCATGAATGATTTATGGGTTAAACATTGTGGGATTAGTCATACGGGTAGTTTTAAGGATCTGGGTATGACTGTTTTGGTTAGTCAGGTTAACCGGTTGCGTAAGATGAACCGGCCGGTTATCGGGGTGGGCTGCGCGTCCACTGGGGACACGTCGGCTGCGTTATCGGCTTACTGCGCGTCTGCTGGTATCCCCAGCATTGTTTTCTTGCCTGCTGATAAGATTTCGATGGCGCAATTGGTGCAGCCGATTGCCAACGGGGCGTTTGTGTTGAGCCTGGATACTGATTTTGACGGGTGTATGCGGTTGGTTAGGGAAGTGACTTCAGAGTTACCGATTTATTTGGCGAATAGTTTGAATAGTTTAAGGTTAGAAGGACAGAAAACGGCTGCGATCGAGATCTTGCAGCAGTTTGATTGGGAAGTACCCGATTGGGTGATTGTTCCAGGTGGGAATTTGGGGAACATATACGCGTTTTACAAAGGGTTTCACATGTGTAAAGAGTTGGGATTAGTTGATAGGATTCCAAGACTTGTGTGTGCCCAAGCTGCAAACGCGAACCCGCTTTATTTACATTTTAAATCCGGGTGGGAGGATTTTAGTCCTATGAAGGCGAAAACGACTTTTGCATCCGCTATCCAGATCGGTGATCCGGTTTCTATAGATCGGGCTGTGTACGCGCTCAAGAATTCGAATGGGATTGTTGAGGAGGCTACTGAAGAGGAACTGATGGATGCGATGGCGCAAGCGGATGCAACGGGGATGTTTATCTGTCCGCATACTGGTGTTGCGTTGACGGCTTTGGTTAAGCTTAGGAATAGTGGTGTGATTAAGCCTACTGATAGGGCGGTTGTGGTGAGTACTGCGCATGGGTTGAAGTTTACGCAGTCGAAGATTGATTATCACTCTAAAGCAATCCCGGAAATGGCTTGTAAGTTGGCTAATCCGCCGGTGAATGTGAAGGCGGATTTTGGGTCGGTTATGGATGTTCTTAAAAAGTACTTGTTGAGCAAAGATTCTAAGAAGTAA
- the LOC110892458 gene encoding uncharacterized protein LOC110892458: MCFLFNDCLQVFIPKLTQDESKERRKVRKLYIDGKRYGTQIGTSQSIHVIASTAASSSIQHDMVNVTTEASIGYGVIGPRLLQNDCKERRRLRKLYLDSKRSTSLHRRKLHPSNTLSSSTNLRLMSSNTHNATPTSSVLPTRTVSCLTNNMTTPINIRRFSLSSNITNSGNTSTILESSSLQRMSPGKRKLISKSRVTSPIPMIDLTTEETTDEAIYKGLSTDYIDHGDQCITCEVCNAKLWDAEKGRGRKEKGRICYFLCCGYGKVELPDYKDAVPSYKKLFMYKDKESKHFLNNIRRYNSMFAFTSMGGKVDPTVNRGNGPFCYRISGENYHSTGSLLPEDGDQPKFCQLYIFDTENELSNRQSVFSRSKDSSSSSGAELDNKLIEHIKCLLDSENQLVKAYRMVRDRFHENPELNLKLRLIGIREKDGRTYNLPTCGEVAALIVGDIANTINNRDIVIETRTGALKRISELHPSYLALQYPILFPYGDDGYRIDIPHRGVVDVINKKRPNCTMREFFAYRLQDRINQFSLILNSRRLFQQFLVDAYTMIESERLKYIRLQQKNLRSDSYESLCELRNKGQQDISNVGKRIFLPSSFTGGARYMMQNYLDAMAICKWFGYPDFFITITCNPKWPEVKRFLRDTNLKPEDRPDILTRLFKIKLDSICKDFKERHLFGKVAAVVYTIEFQKRGLPHAHLCLFLENESKLPTVDHVDPFITAEIPNEDEDAELYALVKDYMIHGPCGNANLSCPCMVDNKCSKGFPKKFQDHTTLDSNGFPIYKRRDNGVSVVKNGIDLDNRSVVPYNKKLLKRYQAHINVEWCNQAGSIKYLFKYINKGPDKATVAVVQHDSNNEELQQDEVKEYYDCRYISACEASWRIFAYDVHYRTPSVMRLPFHLPGKQPVVFGPDEDINQVLNKPSVKASMFLSWMERNKDPNDTLARTLTYVQFPSWYVWKLDKRCWEPRKTHKSIGRIHAVSPSLGEAYYLRILLNKVKGPRSFDDIKTVDGKVYDTFRDACYALGLLDDDAEYIEAIKEANETGSPSYLRNLFATLLLTNTLSRPEVVWESTWRYMTDDFIYRLRKYHRLTDLSIPDHQLKNYVLSEVEKFLARNNSSLKRFETMPYPDTASMSDSDNRLINEERIYDQTNLQAEFNNQLNLLTEEQRSVFQQIINAVEGNKGGVFFVYGYGGTGKTFLWKTLSAAIRSKGQIVLNVASSGIASLLLSGGRTAHSRFRIPLNLTEDSVCHIKPNGDVARLLHETNLIIWDEAPMVHKHAFEALDRTMNDIFNIETSNRSNIRFGGKVVVLGGDFRQILPVVPNGGRQEIVNASISSSYLWNTCKLLRLTKNMRLTVGSSASDAEEIRQFAKWLLDIGEGNVGGPNDGEASIEIPSDLLITDTSDPISTLIDFVYPSILENFNNQNYFSERAILAPKNEVVHEINDRLLSLFPGEEREYLSSDSLLSGLPNHRLALKVGVPVMLLRNIDQQNGLCNGTRLQVKKMYNRVIEAEIISGGNIGTRTYIPRISLIPSDKKIPFEFQRRQFPLAVCFAMTINKSQGQSLSRVGLYLKQPVFTHGQLYVALSRVKTRQGVKLLILDNDDKPTNRTTNVVYKEVFRDL; encoded by the exons ATGTGTTTTCTATTCAATGATTGTCTGCAAGTTTTCATCCCTAAACTTACTCAAGATGAGAGTAAGGAGAGGCGTAAAGTTAGAAAATTATACATCGATGGTAAACGTTATGGAACGCAAATAGGTACTTCACAATCTATACATGTTATAGCATCTACCGCTGCTTCTTCATCCATTCAACATGACATGGTCAATGTTACAACAGAGGCGTCCATTGGATATGGAG TTATTGGCCCGAGACTTCTTCAAAATGACTGCAAAGAGAGACGGAGGTTAAGGAAGTTATATTTAGACAGTAAAAGATCTACAAGTCTTCATCGACGAAAATTACACCCTTCCAATACTTTATCATCTTCTACTAATTTAAGATTGATGTCTTCCAACACGCACAATGCTACTCCTACATCGTCGGTGTTACCTACAc GTACTGTTAGCTGTCTTACAAACAACATGACTACACCAATAAACATTCGTCGTTTTTCTCTATCTTCAAACATCACAAATTCTGGCAACACATCTACTATTCTCGAAAGTTCTTCTTTACAGAGGATGTCGCCAGGAAAACGTAAGTTAATAAGTAAATCGCGAGTTACATCTCCTATACCAATGATTGACTTGACGACAGAGGAAACTACAGATGAAGCAATCTACAAAGGACTTTCAACAG ATTACATCGATCATGGTGACCAATGTATTACTTGTGAAGTATGCAATGCTAAATTATGGGATGCTGAAAAAGGAAGGGGAAGAAAAGAGAAAGGAAGAATATGCTATTTCTTATGTTGTGGTTACGGCAAAGTAGAACTACCAGATTACAAAGATGCTGTTCCAAGTTATAAGAAACTTTTTATGTATAAGGATAAAGAAAGCAAACATTTTTTGAATAATATTCGACGGTATAACTCAATGTTTGCTTTCACGTCAATGGGTGGTAAGGTTGATCCCACTGTTAACAGAGGTAATGGACCATTCTGCTACAGAATTAGTGGAGAGAACTACCACAGCACTGGAAGCCTGCTTCCGGAAGACGGAGATCAACCTAAATTTTGCCAGCTCTACATTTTCGATACTGAAAACGAACTTTCCAACAGACAATCCGTATTTAG TCGTTCAAAGGATTCATCCTCCTCGAGTGGTGCTGAACTTGATAATAAACTGATTGAACATATAAAATGTCTTTTAGATTCAGAAAATCAGTTGGTAAAAGCTTATAGGATGGTTAGGGACCGTTTTCATGAAAACCCTGAGCTTAATCTGAAGCTTCGTCTAATTGGTATTAGAGAAAAGGATGGACGAACATATAATTTACCAACATGTGGTGAAGTTGCTGCTCTAATTGTTGGGGATATTGCCAACACAATCAACAATAGAGATATAGTTATTGAAACGCGGACAGGTGCTTTGAAACGAATTAGTGAATTGCATCCTTCATACCTTGCACTTCAATATCCTATTTTGTTTCCTTATGGTGATGATGGTTATAGAATTGACATCCCTCATCGTGGTGTCGTAGACGTAATCAATAAGAAACGTCCAAATTGTACGATGAGAGAGTTCTTTGCATATCGTTTGCAAGACAGAATTAATCAGTTTTCATTGATTCTAAATTCAAGGAGACTCTTTCAACAATTCTTGGTTGATGCGTATACTATGATTGAGAGCGAAAGGCTTAAATACATACGACTTCAACAAAAGAATCTAAGGTCAGATAGCTATGAAAGTCTATGTGAATTAAGAAATAAGGGCCAGCAAGACATATCTAACGTTGGAAAACGAATATTTTTGCCCTCTTCGTTTACCGGTGGCGCGAGATATATGATGCAAAATTATTTAGATGCCATGGCTATCTGTAAGTGGTTTGGTTATCCGGATTTTTTTATAACCATCACGTGCAATCCAAAGTGGCCTGAGGTAAAAAGGTTTCTTAGAGACACAAATCTTAAACCTGAAGATAGGCCCGACATACTGACCAGATTATTTAAAATAAAGTTGGATTCAATTTGCAAAGATTTTAAAGAACGCCATCTATTTGGAAAAGTTGCAGCAG TTGTTTACACAATTGAGTTTCAAAAGAGAGGATTGCCTCATGCCCACCTATGCTTATTCTTAGAAAATGAATCCAAGCTTCCAACGGTAGACCATGTTGATCCATTTATAACTGCAGAAATCCctaatgaagatgaagatgcagAATTATATGCACTTGTGAAAGACTATATGATTCATGGTCCATGTGGTAACGCTAATTTAAGTTGTCCATGTATGGTTGACAATAAGTGTTCCAAGGGTTTTCCAAAGAAATTTCAAGATCATACTACACTGGATTCAAATGGATTCCCAATATACAAAAGAAGAGATAATGGTGTTTCTGTAGTGAAAAATGGAATCGACTTAGACAACCGAAGTGTTGTGCCATACAACAAAAAACTTTTGAAACGGTACCAGGCACATATAAATGTTGAGTGGTGCAATCAAGCCGGATCaattaaatatttgtttaaatatataaataaaggcCCTGATAAAGCAACCGTTGCAGTTGTCCAACATGATAGTAATAACGAAGAACTACAACAAGACGAGGTCAAAGAATACTATGATTGTAGGTATATATCGGCTTGTGAGGCATCTTGGAGGATCTTCGCATACGATGTGCATTACAGGACTCCATCTGTTATGAGGCTGCCATTCCATCTTCCCGGAAAACAACCTGTTGTTTTTGGTCCCGACGAGGATATTAATCAAGTGCTTAACAAACCATCTGTCAAAGCTTCAATGTTTCTTTCCTGGATGGAACGTAACAAAGATCCGAATGACACATTGGCCCGTACACTTACATATGTTCAGTTTCCAAGTTGGTATGTATGGAAGCTTGATAAACGTTGTTGGGAACCTAGAAAAACACATAAGTCAATTGGGAGAATTCACGCTGTAAGTCCATCTCTTGGGGAAGCATATTATTTAAGAATTCTTCTTAACAAAGTGAAAGGACCAAGGTCTTTTGATGATATTAAAACAGTTGATGGTAAGGTATATGATACATTTAGAGATGCATGTTATGCACTCGGCCTTTTGGACGATGACGCAGAATATATTGAGGCAATCAAAGAAGCAAACGAAACAGGATCCCCTTCGTATCTTCGTAATTTATTTGCTACTTTGCTATTAACAAATACGTTGTCCAGACCTGAGGTTGTATGGGAAAGCACATGGAGATACATGACAGATGACTTTATATACAGACTTAGGAAATATCATCGTCTTACAG ATTTATCAATTCCAGATCACCAACTTAAAAACTATGTTTTGAGtgaagttgaaaaattcttaGCCAGAAACAACTCATCACTCAAGAGATTTGAGACAATGCCGTACCCAGATACTGCGTCTATGTCTGATTCAGacaatcgtttgattaacgaGGAGCGTATCTACGACCAAACGAATCTTCAAGCTGAATTTAATAATCAACTTAATTTGCTAACTGAGGAGCAACGGTCAGTTTTCCAACAAATAATCAACGCAGTTGAGGGTAACAAAGGTGGGGTTTTTTTTGTGTATGGCTATGGCGGGACCGGCAAGACGTTCTTATGGAAGACATTATCTGCGGCAATCAGATCAAAAGGTCAAATTGTATTAAACGTTGCTTCAAGTGGCATCGCGTCGTTGTTATTGTCTGGTGGCAGGACCGCGCATTCCAGGTTTCGTATTCCATTGAATCTTACTGAGGATTCAGTGTGTCATATAAAACCGAATGGAGATGTTGCTAGACTACTACACGAAACAAACTTGATTATATGGGATGAAGCGCCTATGGTCCACAAGCATGCATTCGAAGCGTTGGATAGAACAATGAACGACATTTTCAATATCGAAACTTCAAACAGATCAAACATCCGCTTTGGAGGGAAGGTTGTTGTCTTAGGAGGCGATTTTAGACAGATCCTTCCTGTTGTTCCAAATGGTGGAAGACAAGAAATTGTCAATGCCTCAATAAGTTCGTCTTATCTGTGGAATACATGTAAGTTGCTGAGATTAACAAAAAACATGAGGTTAACAGTTGGAAGTTCAGCATCGGACGCTGAAGAAATAAGACAATTTGCCAAATGGCTTTTGGATATAGGTGAGGGAAATGTTGGTggtccaaatgatggagaagcGTCAATTGAAATACCAAGCGACCTTCTAATCACTGATACATCGGATCCAATTTCAACTTTAATTGATTTTGTGTATCCTTCAATTCTCGAAAACTTCAACAATCAGAATTATTTCAGTGAGAGGGCTATACTTGCACCTAAGAACGAGGTTGTGCATGAAATTAATGATCGGTTGTTGTCACTATTCCCAGGAGAAGAACGAGAGTATCTTAGTTCAGACAGTCTTT TATCCGGCTTACCTAATCATAGGCTAGCACTAAAAGTAGGCGTGCCGGTGATGCTATTACGTAACATTGACCAACAAAATGGGCTTTGTAATGGTACACGACTACAGGTCAAAAAAATGTATAACCGTGTAATAGAAGCCGAGATAATATCCGGAGGGAACATAGGCACACGCACTTATATACCAAGGATTAGTTTGATACCTTCTGATAAAAAAATTCCTTTTGAGTTTCAAAGGAGACAATTCCCGTTGGCTGTTTGTTTCGCAATGACTATTAACAAGAGTCAGGGACAATCACTGTCTAGAGTTGGTCTTTATCTGAAGCAACCAGTTTTCACCCATGGTCAGCTGTATGTTGCTTTATCAAGAGTTAAAACCAGACAAGGAGTTAAACTTCTGATTTTGGACAATGACGACAAACCTACTAATAGAACCACAAATGTAGTTTACAAAGAAGTATTTCGTGACTTGTGA